The window CGTCCCCACCGTTGCGGATCTGACGGCGCTGCTCGGAATCGAGCCGGATCGCCTCGTCGACCTCGAGGGACACCGTCTCGTCGACCTCGCCGTCGTCGAAGAGGTCGACCGCTACCTCGCCCTCGACCACGTAGTACACCTCCTCCTGGCCCGTCTCTGACTCGTCGTGGGGCTTCCCCTCGCCGCCGGGGGCGAGCTCGAGTACCGTGACGCCGACGTGGTCGGCGTCGAGTTCCTCCTTGAGGAACCACATGCCGCCGAACTCGTCGGGGACGACCGATTCCGGGTCGGTTTTGGCTGCGGTATCGTATCCCATACACAATCGTTTCCGGTTTCCCCTATAAATAGGGTAGGCTACCGGTCGAACGGAAACGCGGCGAACGACTTCGGCTTGCGATCGGGAACGACCTCGTCGGGGAGGACGTCCCAGCCGAGTTCGTCCTCGCCGGGCGTCGCGTCGGTCTCGAACCCGGGGTCCTCGGCCGGCGGACGCTGTCGGTACTCCGGCGGCGGCCCGTCGTGGGCGTAGACGCCCTCGGGGTGGTCGACGATCCAGACGTGCATCATGCAGGGGGTCCGACAGGGGAACGCGACGTCGGTGTCGGCGGTGACGTCGCCGCCAGCCTCGCGTGCGTAGACCTGCTGATAGAACCACCACGCGAACCGGCCCGGAAGCCCGGCGTGGTAGTGCCAGGGGGCACAGCGGGACGGATCGTTCGCGGGGGGCTCCTCGTGTCCTTTGCCGTGTCCGGAGGCGTCGCCGTGATCATCGCCGCCGACCGCGCCGTCCGCGTCGTAGATCGTCGGCGGTTCGACCCGCTCGCCGTCCCGGGTCGCGATGAACATCACGCCGATCGAGCGCCACGAATCGTTGTCCACGAGCACCGCTTCGGGCCGCTCGGGGTCGACCACCCCCTCGTCGCCGATGTGCGCCGGGCTCAACCAGTGGGACCACCCTTCACCCCCGCCGAACACGTCGAAGTAGGGCCTGAATCCCGCGTCGACCAACGCGCCGACGTCCGGATACTGGGTCTCGAGCGACGTGCGGACCGCTCGCTGCAGTTCCACGGTCTCCGGGTGGTCGTCAGTACAGCCCGCCGTACTCGAGTCCGCACAGTACCCCATACTCGGTTGCAGCGTCGCGTCGGGACAGCGTCCGTCGAACAGCGACCGCAGGTCCCCCCGGGACCCGGATCCGGATCCGGATCCGGACGCGCTGACCCGACCGCTGCCCGCGACGGACAGCGCGACCGTGCCGGACACGGCCCGTAGCACCGTTCGGCGCGACAGCCTCGACTCGTCGATTTCGCCTGAATCGCTCATGCCGGGGGCGTCTCCACCGACCACCGTTGTAAACCATGTTTGCGGTCGACGTGACAGTGTTCGAGACCGACGCTTGACGCAAATCGAAAGGCGAGCCCGCGAGTTCCGCTGCCGCCGTCCTCACTCGAGGACGGCCCCGGTACCCGTCCGGTCGAGCGACTCGAGGTCGATCCGGCCGCCCGGCATCGGGACCCCGTCGTAGGGATCGTCGGCGAGCAGCAGGGAGCCGTCCAGGTCGGCGTAATCCAGCAGCGGCGCGAGGTGACAGGCCGCCGCGATCGAGGCGTTCGACTCGTTCATACAGCCACACATCACCTGCAGGCCGTGGGCGCGGGCGGTGTGGACGATCCGTCTGGCCTCCCGGAGACCACCGCATTTCATCAGTTTCAGGTTCGCAATGTCACAGCGGTCCGCAATCCGTGGCACGTCCTCGACCGTGATACAGGACTCGTCGGCCGCGATCGGCAGCGCAGCGCGCTCGTAGACGAACTTCAGCCCCTCCGGATCCTCGGCCGGAACCGGTTGTTCGACGAACTCGAGATCGTAGGCCGCGAGGGCGTCGATCTTGCGGACCGCTTCCCGCGGAGTCCAGGCTTCGTTGGCGTCGACGTACAGGCGGACCTCGTCGGCCGGCGCGACATCCCGGATCGTCTCGACGATCTCGAGGTCGCGGTCCGTGCCGAGTTTGACCTTCAGCGTGGAGTGACCGCGCTCGAGGGCCGTTTCGGTCTTCTCCCGCATCGTCTCGGTGTCGTCGATCCCGATGGTGTAGGACGATTCGACGGTGTCGGCGGGATCGAGCCCCCAGTACTCGTACAGCGGCACCTCGAGTCGCTTCGCGACGAGGTCGTGGAGGGCGATGCTGACGGCACACCGGGCGGCCGGGTTTCGTTCGACAGCCTCGCGCAGTCGGCGCTCGATGCGGTCGAGCCGGTGGGGGTCGCCGACCTCCTCGACGACCGCGAGCAGGTCCGGGAGGACGGCCTCGACGGTGGCCGCGGTTTCCCCGTAGTGTGCGGAAGGACCGGCTCCGCCGACGCCGACCGTCCCGTTCTCGTCCTCGATCCGGACGGTCACGACCTCCGTCTCCGTGGTCGTCCCCCGAGAGATCGTGAAGGGAAACTCCAGTGGGAGCCGCCGGCGGGTAAACGACGTCTCGAGGCTCATTCGAACAGCACCTCGAGCACCTCGTCGGTGTCGTACCGGATGACGTCCGTCGCCGGGGCGTCGAGTTCCGCGGCGAACTCGTCGACGGCGTTCTCGGCGGCTTCCTCGTCGAGATCGGACGTGTTGAGCGCGCCGGCGACGACCTCGGCGTCGCTGATCGGCGCGGCGAGGCTCTCGTAGAGGTCGACGTATGTCGGGATCGACGGGAGGTCGAACGACTCGTAGCCGTGGACGACCTCGCGGCCCGCGTCGTGACAGAGCAACAGCCGGTCGGCCATCGAGCCGTGCAGGATGCCGCAGGTGACCGCCGAATATGCGGGGTGGATAATGCTTCCCTGTCCCTCGACGAGCAGATAGTCGTGCTCGTCGCCTTTCTCGAGGATCATCTCCTCGACCGCGCCGGCCGTGAAGTCGCTGACGACGCGGTCGATCGGGTTCCCCCAGCCCTCGATCATGATGCCGGTCTGCCCCGTCGGGATGACGCCGACGTCGTAGCCCGCTTCCCGGGCGTCGCGGGCCAGTTCCATCGTCGTCGTCATCTTGCCGACCGAGCAGTCGGTGCCGACGGTCAGAACGATCTCCGCGTCGACGTCGCCCGCCACGCCCTCGGCGACCGTCAGGTCGTCGTCGGGCTTGCGGACGTCCCGGAGTTCACAGCCGTACTCGTCGGCCAGTTCGACGAACTCCTCGTCTTCCGAGAGGAAGTAGTGGAGACCGGAGATGACGTCACAGCCGTTCTCGAGTGCCGTTCGGACGTCGTCGCGCCAGCTCTCGTCGAAGCCGCCGCCGATCGGTGCGATACCGATCAGCAGGGCGTCGACGGCGTCGGCCTCGAGGTCGTCCATCCCCTCGACGATCGGGGCGTCCTGGACGTCGCCGACGTGGTCGGCAACGCGGTC of the Halobiforma lacisalsi AJ5 genome contains:
- a CDS encoding cupin domain-containing protein, with the protein product MGYDTAAKTDPESVVPDEFGGMWFLKEELDADHVGVTVLELAPGGEGKPHDESETGQEEVYYVVEGEVAVDLFDDGEVDETVSLEVDEAIRLDSEQRRQIRNGGDERAKLLLVGAPL
- a CDS encoding dipeptide epimerase, which encodes MSLETSFTRRRLPLEFPFTISRGTTTETEVVTVRIEDENGTVGVGGAGPSAHYGETAATVEAVLPDLLAVVEEVGDPHRLDRIERRLREAVERNPAARCAVSIALHDLVAKRLEVPLYEYWGLDPADTVESSYTIGIDDTETMREKTETALERGHSTLKVKLGTDRDLEIVETIRDVAPADEVRLYVDANEAWTPREAVRKIDALAAYDLEFVEQPVPAEDPEGLKFVYERAALPIAADESCITVEDVPRIADRCDIANLKLMKCGGLREARRIVHTARAHGLQVMCGCMNESNASIAAACHLAPLLDYADLDGSLLLADDPYDGVPMPGGRIDLESLDRTGTGAVLE
- a CDS encoding DUF1611 domain-containing protein, encoding MRIAILAHEKFPDRAKTALGVLRYADDDVVAVLDRDAAGDRVADHVGDVQDAPIVEGMDDLEADAVDALLIGIAPIGGGFDESWRDDVRTALENGCDVISGLHYFLSEDEEFVELADEYGCELRDVRKPDDDLTVAEGVAGDVDAEIVLTVGTDCSVGKMTTTMELARDAREAGYDVGVIPTGQTGIMIEGWGNPIDRVVSDFTAGAVEEMILEKGDEHDYLLVEGQGSIIHPAYSAVTCGILHGSMADRLLLCHDAGREVVHGYESFDLPSIPTYVDLYESLAAPISDAEVVAGALNTSDLDEEAAENAVDEFAAELDAPATDVIRYDTDEVLEVLFE